The Pseudomonas bijieensis DNA window GGACATCGAGAACTTTTCGGAACTGGGCAAAGGCTATGTGCTAGCCGAGGACATCGCCCAGACGCGCTGGGTGATCGAAGAAGAGGGCGCGCGGATCATCTTCCCCAACCCCAAGGTCAAGAATGGCTTGCGGGCGGGAATCCTGATTGTGCCGGCGACAGATGAAAACCTGGCCTGACTCAGTTTCAAACTGACCCAAGACCCCTGTGGGAGCGAGCCTGCTCGCGATAGCGGTATATCAGCCGACATCTATAGCGACTGACACTCCGTCATCGCGAGCAGGCTCGCTCCCACATTTGGATCTGCGTCCAGCCTTAGACCGCTACCGCCCGCTGCTCACTGCGCCGCAACACCCGGGTCTTGTGCAACGTATCGGCACAGGTCTTCGCCGCTTCCTGGCCCTTGTGCACGAAATGCTCGAAGAAGAATTTCTGATGCTCTTCCCCTGCATGGAAGTGATGCGGCGTAAGCACGACCGAGAATACCGGCACTTCGGTTTCCAGCTGGACCTGCATCAGGCCGCTGATCACCGATTGGGCGACGAACTCGTGACGGTAGATGCCGCCATCCACCACCAGGCCGGCGGCGACGATTCCGGCGTAGCGGCCTGACTTGGCCAGCAGCTTGGCGTGCAGCGGGATCTCGAAGGCGCCGCCGACTTCGAAGAAGTCGATATCGCTTTCCTGATAACCCTGGTTGATCATTTCAGCGACGAAGCCTTTACGGCTCTGGTCGACGATTTCCTTGTGCCAGCAGGCCTGGATGAACGCGACGCGCTCACCTGGATGACTTTTGCTTTTGCTGTCGATTGCAGTGGGTTGCATGTTCTGGTTCCTGTTTGTGTGAAAAACAGGGCGTCATGAATCGAAGGGGATTCGAGGGTACGCCGCGTACAAGACAGTCGCAGTCGGCCCTTGGGTGCCAATCCCGTTCTCTCTTCATCCGGACTATGACCGTCGGCCCCGGAATCACACCGGGTCTGCTGACCTTGTCGCTACACCGTAAAACCGTGTATCGCCAAGCGCTCGCGGGCTATGCACGTTGCGTGCAATTACCGCCGGTGGGGAATTGCACCCCGCCCTGAGAACGTTTTTGCCGCCATGATGTGTGGCAGCGGAGGATTTTTAACACATAACCCCTTGTGGGAGCGAGCCTGCTCGCGATAACGGAGTGTCAGTCGCTATCAATGCTGACTGGAATTCCGCTATCGCGAGCAGGCTCGCTCCCACAGGTGTTTCGAATATCTGTTGGATCGTGCGTCTTTTCCATCCATCGGTCTTGATTATTCCTCGCCATGCCCGCAGTAATTGCCCTTCGAAAGGGAATTCCCCCACCAGCAACCGAGGCCAGATTCATGAGTGTTATCGATCTTCGCAGCGACACGGTCACCCAACCTACCGCCGGCATGCTCGATGCCATGGCCAGTGCGCCGACCGGCGACGATGTGTATGGCGAAGACCCGACCGTCAATCGCCTCGAAGCCGAACTGGCCGCGCGCCTGGGGTTCGCCGCCGCGCTGTTCGTGCCTACGGGCACCATGAGCAACCTGTTGGGGTTGATGGCCCACTGCGAACGTGGCGATGAATACATCGTCGGCCAGCAGGCCCACACCTATAAGTACGAAGGGGGTGGTGCGGCGGTACTCGGTTCGATCCAGCCTCAGCCCCTCGAGGTACAAGCGGACGGCTCCCTGGACCTGGCGCAAGTCGCCGCGGCGATCAAGCCTGATGACTTCCACTTTGCCCGCACCCGTCTGTTGGCCCTGGAAAACACCATGCAGGGCAAGGTCCTGCCGCTGGAATACCTGGCCCGGGCCCGGCAGTTCACCCGGGAGCATGGCCTGGCCCTGCACCTGGACGGCGCGCGGCTGTACAACGCGGCGGTCAAGTTGAATGTCGATGCCCGGCAGATCACGCAGTACTTCGATTCAGTATCGGTGTGCCTGTCCAAAGGCCTCGGCGCGCCAGTGGGCTCGGTCCTGTGCGGCAGCGTCGAGTTGATCGGCAAGGCGCGCCGTCTGCGCAAAATGGTGGGCGGCGGTATGCGCCAGGCCGGGATTCTCGCGGCGGCGGGGCTGTATGCCCTGGAGCATCAGGTCCAGCGTCTGGCCGATGACCACGCCAGTGCCCAGCGGCTCGCCGAGGGCTTGCGGGCGGCGGGTTACCAGGTCGAGCCGGTGCAGACCAACATGGTCTACGTGCAAATGGGCGAGCGGGCCGAGGCGATCAAGGCATTTGCCGATGAACGGGGCGTCAAGCTCAGCGCCGCACCACGCTTGCGAATGGTGACGCACATGGACGTGAGCGCGGCGCAAATCGACCAGGTGGTCGCCACTTTCGTCGAATTTTCCCGCCACTGACCCGTCAACCGGGCCAATTGACAGTTTCTATCGCATAAACACGCTGTACCCCACGCGCAGGGCCGATATAATGCGGCCCTTTGCCGTTGCTTCGTCTGTTGACGTTTTGCACAGGCCTTTGGCCGCAGCCTCCGTGGAAGAACCTAATGAAAAGCGCAGAAATCCGTGAAGCCTTCCTTCGCTTCTTCGAAGAGCAAGGCCACACCCGAGTAGCCTCCAGCTCTTTGATCCCGGGCAACGACCCGACCCTGCTGTTCACCAACGCGGGGATGAACCAGTTCAAGGACTGCTTCCTGGGCCAGGAAAAACGTGCCTATACCCGTGCGGTAAGCAGCCAGAAATGCGTGCGTGCCGGCGGCAAGCACAACGACCTGGAAAACGTCGGCTATACCGCACGTCACCACACTTTCTTCGAAATGCTGGGTAACTTCAGCTTCGGTGACTATTTCAAGCGCGACGCCATCACCTTCGCCTGGACCTTCCTGACCTCCGACAAGTGGCTGAACCTGCCCAAGGAGAAGCTCTGGGTAACGGTCTACGCCACCGACGACGAAGCCTATGACATCTGGACCAAAGAGGTCGGTGTCCCGGCTGAGCGCATGGTGCGCATTGGCGATAACAAGGGCGCGCCGTACGCCTCCGACAACTTCTGGACCATGGGCGACACCGGCCCATGCGGCCCTTGCACGGAGATTTTCTACGATCACGGCGCCGACATCTGGGGCGGCCCGCCCGGCTCGCCGGAAGAAGATGGCGACCGCTACATCGAGATCTGGAACAACGTGTTCATGCAGTTCAACCGCACCGCCGATGGCGTGTTGCATCCGCTGCCAGCGCCGTCGGTCGACACCGGCATGGGCCTGGAGCGGATCAGTGCGGTGTTGCAGCACGTTCATTCCAACTATGAAATCGACCTGTTCCAGAGCCTGCTGAGCGCGTCGGCCAAGGCCATCGGTTGCACCAACGACAACCAGGCTTCGCTGAAAGTGGTGGCCGACCACATCCGTTCCTGCGGTTTCCTGATTGCCGACGGTGTTCTGCCGTCCAACGAAGGTCGCGGCTATGTGCTGCGCCGGATCATCCGTCGCGCCTGCCGTCACGGCAACAAACTGGGCGCCAAGGGCAGCTTCTTCTATCAGATCGTTGCGGCACTGGCGGCCGAGATGGGCGACGCCTTCCCCGAGCTCAAGTCCCAGCAGGCGCACATCGAGCGCGTACTCAAGGCTGAAGAAGAACAATTCGCCAAGACC harbors:
- a CDS encoding 6,7-dimethyl-8-ribityllumazine synthase, yielding MQPTAIDSKSKSHPGERVAFIQACWHKEIVDQSRKGFVAEMINQGYQESDIDFFEVGGAFEIPLHAKLLAKSGRYAGIVAAGLVVDGGIYRHEFVAQSVISGLMQVQLETEVPVFSVVLTPHHFHAGEEHQKFFFEHFVHKGQEAAKTCADTLHKTRVLRRSEQRAVAV
- the ltaE gene encoding low-specificity L-threonine aldolase, giving the protein MSVIDLRSDTVTQPTAGMLDAMASAPTGDDVYGEDPTVNRLEAELAARLGFAAALFVPTGTMSNLLGLMAHCERGDEYIVGQQAHTYKYEGGGAAVLGSIQPQPLEVQADGSLDLAQVAAAIKPDDFHFARTRLLALENTMQGKVLPLEYLARARQFTREHGLALHLDGARLYNAAVKLNVDARQITQYFDSVSVCLSKGLGAPVGSVLCGSVELIGKARRLRKMVGGGMRQAGILAAAGLYALEHQVQRLADDHASAQRLAEGLRAAGYQVEPVQTNMVYVQMGERAEAIKAFADERGVKLSAAPRLRMVTHMDVSAAQIDQVVATFVEFSRH